The genomic stretch CAGAAAGATAAATGTTGGGActataatcaaattaaatgatGGCATTCATTAAATGTGAGCgatgtgacaaattttgattTAAGATTTGGCTCCCTCCCACTTTCCAATGCATAGTGTGAACAGCCTTTACGGCACAATCTACGAAAATCAAACCCCATCCAATTTGTTAATCACACACACAGTTTAATTTGCTCTATAGTTTAATTGAAAAACGCCATTCGTGATGGCGTCTTCATATAAATACGCCATTTCATCCAGCGTTTCTAATTTACTTAACACGCCAATCCTGTCGGCGTTTTTTTTCTTGTAACACGCCAACCATGTTGGCGTTTTTTAACTTACCTGTATTTCCATAAAATACGCCGACATACGGTTCAACTGGTAAAACGCCAATGCGGGTGGCGTCTTCACTAataaaaaacgccaatgtgggtggcgtttttcccatatatggaagagataacaaaatgggtacatttacgtaattttAAAGGCCAACTGCCCTACAAACCCGATTTCCTCTCCAAAGTTTTCAGCGGGCTAGTAGTTTTCCTAGTGGTATGTCCTTCATTTATTGCATCAATGCCGTCGACTTGTTGATATTTGGTTGACATGGTCTTATGTGTGAATATGTATCTGTTGTTGACGTGTCTGGACCCTGAGCTTACAGCATTGTTTTTATCTGAATTAggtttgttgttgacatttttttgaAACGATTTTGTTATTTACTGCAGGCCTTCTACGTCGATCGAGTAGTGCATCGTAGGAGATGTGTGCCACGTGCCATTCCTAGGATAAAGGACTGGACGGCCGAACTGTTGaaggagagagaggaagaggaaatgAAAGAAGATGATTTTGGTCTTGGACGAGTGACTTCACAATTAGATGAGAATGAACTGGGTGGTGCGGAAATGACAACAGAAGTGGTACATCCACCGGCTACTGAAGATGTTATTGAAGAGATATATGCTTCGGATGAATTGGTGTATATGAGGGGTGTTTGGGGGGCAACCAAACACATAGGTGACGATTTCAAGATGCTGGCAAAGGAATTGAACCAAGCTTCTCCAGAAATCAGCAATAAGGACAACTTTAGAATAACGTGACACTCTCAGGATGGCGTTTAGATTGGACGAAAAAGACTTTGACCCTGTGGAGTCAATGATGCAGTCGCAGTCTGCCCACTATAGTGCAGTGGAAGACTGGTCAGAGTCCTTGAAATCTTTGTTGGACGCGGCTGATGAAATGGATATACTAGAAAACAAAGACGAATACCCAAGCTTCAGCCTTGGGTTTGATTCCAGCCAGGTTAAGTatatattatacattatttGTTGTTTAAAAACACTTCCTAGATAAATATATGTTGATATACTTAATgaaagtgattttttttatacattgtAGGATGATGACGCTTGTCACCATGATTCAGAGCGTCAACAAGAGACAGACAATACAGCCAATGTTGAAGAGGTTTGATGGCcaccattttttctttttttttggtttaatttGATTGCTTACTCAATCATCCTATCTTACTTTCCGTGAAGGGTGATGTGTCGGAGTACGAGCTAAGGGAGCCAGCCGATCTTTTTTTAGTGGGGATGAAGTTGTATCCCAGGACGAGGACAGAGAGAACGCTGCTGATTTGGGAGGTGAGGGTCTGGATTTTATTACTGGTAGTGCCATTGGAAAAGAGGTGGGAGTCAAAGAGCCTGTGGCTATTGCACAAGTAGGAACGGTTGTGAATGAGGAGAATGCACTCGACGTGGCTAGTGCTATTGCGCGTGATGTTGTGTCGGAGGTATGTAAAACAGGTGAAATTAATAATGTTGCCTCTAAGTAGGGGTGTTGACATTTGCCATCAGTTAGTGACGTTGTATATTTCCCTATTTTTACTGATGCAGCACGACGCAGTATACGTAGCTGTTTGCTCTGCCGTGGAAGCAGTCATTGAACTAGGTGATGCTGCTTTCGAAACACAAACAGTTACGGGGGGCGTTGATGCGGGTAAATTACCTGTACGTCAAGATGTAGAGATGAATCGTGAAGAGAGCACGTATGCTGAAATACAACCTGCTCCAGCAAGGAAACTCAAACTGCCTATAGGGAGAAGAGAGGATTCAACATCAACGCATATCAGCCGAACATGGACTAGAGAAGAGAGGGATTGTTACCAATTCCTTCTTGCAACGCCCTACATGTGGACGTAAGCAAAAAATTGTATTAATTTTTAGTTGGTTTAACGAAAGTGAGCGACTTGAATAACTTATGGTTGAAATCTAGGGATCATGTTATTTACTCCAATGATGTGGTGGAAGTTACTAAACTGAAATTCAGCTCGTTGAAGCCACATGAGGCTGTTGACGCTGAAGTTATCGATGTTTGGGCTTCTCATCTGAATGGCATGGAGGTGTATAAATCAACACAGAAGCCCAACAGATTATTTGTCACAACGGTTGCGACAGTGAGTGTACTGTTAatataatgtaaattttttaatttttttatctaatgACAATATGTAACGATTGCAGTCAGACAATGTTGTTGAACGGAGAGCTAGTTGGGAAAAATCTGAAGCTGCGTCAACATTCTGTGATGAGATAGATGGTCAATTCAACGGCACTGGAACTTTTGACATCACACAACATGATTTGGTACTTGTTCTCATTTTTAACCAAAAGCGAACTCCctgaaaatgaatattgaaACAATTGTATTGGTATGTGCATATTTTTTTCCCTATATATTCAAAGAGGCATTACTATTTGGTGTGCTTTTAATTGAAGACTGGGGTTGCGGATGTGCTAGACCATGTGGTGCTCGAGAACGGTATTCCAGATCGGGCCAAATATGAAAGAGACTTGGATTTACTAGTAAGTTTATTGTGGAAACTGTATTCAAACTTGGATGTgttcgttgattttatgataAATTAGTGTTAATATTGCTGGTAGTGACATGTTGGCATGTGTTATGACATTTAATTACATCGTTCTGTTGAAGTACTGAAACATGGATGCATACTTTGATTGTATTATCAATTTGTGTTGGTATTTGTTGGTATGGAAATGGTTGGATGTGTTTGACACTTTGTGACAATGAATTGACATGTTGGCATTTTTTGTTGACATTTATCAGGAGATAAATCTGCTGAAATTTGCATATCTGTTGTGTGAGCTTGTGAATTGCAAACTGTGCTAACATTTGCTTAAATTTGCTGACATTTGCACCTTTGTTTGATCATTGGCTTTTTACATTTGGATTACATTGACATTCCAGTTTACCAATGGAATTTTGTCTTGACATAATTTTCTTATGGACCAAGGCTGACATAAAAGATCTTACGTCGCCCTTGACCTGTTTTGCAGAGGGATTATCTAGGTTTTTGTCTCATGTCAAAGGGATTCGACGAACTGTCTTATTTCATAATCACGGAGCGTAGTACGCGCTTGCTGGACTTGCCATGGAAGACAACCCAGGCCACTAATGACTCGGGGGTATTCCTGATGAGACACATGGAGACTTACATGGGGAGATATTGCAAGGCCATGCTCCTTGCATCGTTCAACGATTGCAGAGAAAGGTTCTCGTCGTACATTAGTCATTACATCAACGTGACTCCTAACTTTAGAACACATTATGCGAGGCAAGTGAATGGAATGTTGAACATGGCGCCCCGTAACGAGCAACACAATCAGCCGACAAGGAATAAAAGCAAGTTGAATTGAGTAGATTTGGAATTGACTAGTTGTTTTTTAAATGTTAATGGTAGCTGTTTGGATATTGGTATTTACTTTTAGATGCTAATGGTAGTTTTGGGATATTGGTATTTGCTTTTTTTGGCTCGTGGAGATGTCTTTTTTGTTAAAAGAAGCATCAACATTAGGAATCTCTTTCAATTAATGAAACATGTTATTGAGATTCTCTCGGTTTTAATTTCATATTggtatttcattaattttttaccAGGTTTCTCCATTAATTTAAGACATTGAATATAAAAACAGGTCTAGCTTCAAGTCGGCCTCATCGTATTACAGCTAATCTGAAGCCATTTTAAGTAGGGGTGTTGACATTTGGAATGATTGGTTTCAGTATGACAAAGTGTGTATATTTCATTATGACCAGGTTTCATTAATTTGCTGAAAAAATGCATGCATCTCGctgcataaataaaaataaaggtGAAATGTGATACTTAAAAATTGTGAATGAAAACTTGAAACTGAAACCATTTGTAGACATATACTGACATTCAGTTCAGAAAAAATGGATTAACCTACACTACTATTATCAATGCAGATTAATCCTAAAAACTAAACGCTCCTTAGACATGAACACGAGCGGACAGTAATTCTACAGCTGAAATTATGACATAAACAGATGCTGCACTTACATTATTAGCTCGATCTCCCCCATGATCTTCAAATCAATGAGTTCAGTCTTAGCTAAATCGTTTTAATCTGGTCCAAACAATAATCAAATCATACAACTATATAATACTCATTCATCTGAAAATCTACAGCTCATATTTCTTTCACTCCAAAAATAACAGCAGCAAGATGTTGTTATGTTCTTGAAAAAACCATGTACCAAATAAACAGTCAAACCCAAAAACCTACATTTTGGACTTTCCTTTCTCTCTGCCACAATTCCTTGCATCGTGATGACCCATTTCTCAACACTTTGCACATCGCCTCTTAGGTTTGTTCAGTAGTATGATAGCCTTCTCTACTGCTGATCGAATTCTTCTTCCAGAAGTGCTGCCGGATCCCTTTGTACTGACTACATTAGGAGGGTGCACGCTAACAACATTCGGTCGAGCTGGCCCGTACAGGTTCTCAATCCTCTATGCTTTACCCATGGAAGACACTGAAGGTACTGTATCACCGAAGAGTTTTTGACTTAGTTCTTCCATTTCGTCGAATAATGTAAAAATGTCGTCGTCGTTGCTCTGTGCTCGTTGAAATAAACGAAAGTAGTTTGGTTGCTACAACCCGTTTATCATCCACTTGTGAATCTGCATAAACACAATATCAGTAGTATAGCAATATGATGACATTTGACACGAATCCGGCACCAAACGTAACGGGGCATCCGTGGTTGTCTTTTCCAGTGAATGACCCAAACACCATGCAATACCTATTCAACGAGCATAGCAAGCAACGAACGTGAGCAAACTGTCAACAAGAACTCAACACAACACCTGAATTGTGAgcctaataaaaaaataaagaaaatgtcaGACACAAGATACACGTTTGATTACCTGTTTGTTGAGTAGGTAGTATCAAAGGATACAATGTCACCGAACATCTTGTAGTTCTTTCGCGACACATCGTCACACAAAAAAGACTAAGTAACTTTCCATTACTACCTTGCTGGAATTTGTAATGGAAACCATCACAGGtgttcttcttctcctccattTGATTTAAAATCATTTGGACATCAGCGCCTTACATTTCTTGCAATATGTCGCGCTTGCCATTCCGTATGTCAGTAACGGTGCAACCTACAACATCATAGCCACCCAGGAACTCCTTCAATAAATTGAAAGTCATTGTAGGTCCAATGTTGGCCTTTGTGCAATCCTGCATGAATTTATAGGTTACGATTGGATTTCATGTATCGGGCATGCTTTTTATCGACCATCTCGTGATTGTGTTGGTTTACAAAGTTGCTGAAAACATAGCAAGGGCTGTCGGAATCGGTTGAATACTTCAACGTAAGTTTGACATTGTAATGACATCTGCTAGAACGGCGTCTACGTTTGGTAGAACTACCCTCTACGTCGACATCCCACTTTTCACCTTGCCGGCTGCATACAATAGTCTGCCAGGTTTTGACACCATTTGATTATTTGTGTCTAAATCTACGAGTATCAAAACGGCAGTCGTTGGCATATGcttcataaaaggaaattcatgtTTCGAACACCTGACCAATGTAAGGTTTCAGCTCGAATCTGCAATCTGGGGTAACTGCATCTGTACACACAACAAATAACTGTCACCAAAGAAACTCATCAAGTAATGACACGGGAAGGACTGCCGGGGCAGAATATCATCACGAACTGACAACAGAAAGAATTGAATATAACATACAAATAAGGTGATGTCATCTTAAACTCCTTTTATATAGATTTCTTACGAATGTGAACGGCAACACATACACTGTTGTCTACATCTTGTAAGACTGCCAAAGTAGAACCTCAATATTTACACAAAATATCAGAATATCATCAAATCAATACCATGTCAACACTAATTCCAATGCTAACCGTATGGACTCATTTCATGTATTGAAGTTTTTATTTGCAGAAACTAATCTCTACAATGGAGCAAGAATATATTTTGAATCCTTCGATTGGGTAAATTTGTTTcatcttaattttatattatgaatTGATTGCAGTATGTGAAGTGATTTAGTAAGAagatgaataaattatattgttcaatgaatatatttgttttgaatttttcaaagtAGATTCATATTAACATAAAATGATTACATATTTGGGTGAACTTattacattataagatgaagaaaGTTGTTTATTAGATGAAATAATTTGGTATGCTGTAACTGAATCACTTCATATTTGGTATGAACTAATTTGTTCTATGGTGATGTGACAAATATGTGTTTTGTTGGGAAGTTGAGTATAAGATGAAGCAAGTTGATTATTAGATGAAGAAAGTTGATTATTATATGAAATGATTACTTACTTTAGTTTTGAAATTGGATCCATTTTCAGTGTATTTGTGGGGAGTTATGATTGTTTATTAGATGGTCTGATGTGAATTCGTAGATATGTGTTTTAACCAGAATGCTTGattaaatcaataaaatggTCGTATTATAAGATGAATTGTTTCTCATCtatgatattttattaaattaataaacagGTGAAGTTATTACATTGTAAGATAAAGAAATGTGATTATATGATTAAGTGATTACATAGTGTTATTATGAATTTAAGTGTAATTGTAATGAGTTGGTTTTTTCATAAATGCAGGAAAAAGTCATGAATACCTCAACAATAAACGCATATAACATCATAGTCAAGAGGCGAGCAAATACAATGATATTGATGCTGAAAAAATGTAGCAGATTACCTAAAAAAGAATTAATGTTATTCTTGGTTTATGTTATGGGATACTTTTGAAATTGACACTGAACATTTccacaaattttatttatgttcaGAATTTGTGTACACATATTTCACCTTAGTTAATGATTGGTTTCATTTAGCAATTCTCCATCGAAATTTATTTCAGTCACCTTCCATCACATTTTTCATAGTAGAGTCATTTAAGCATAAAATGCTTCCATATTTGGGTGAACTTATGACAATATAAGATGAAGAAAGTTATTTATTAGATGAAGTAATTTGATATGCTCTAACTGaatttcattataagatgaagaaaGTTCAGTTTCTCTttaaatttttactattttggttATCAATTCTGGATTTCTCAATGATCtgcaatattttttttgaatcgTTTGATTGGGTAATTTTGTttcatattaattttgtaatatgaATTGGTTGCAGTACATGAAGTGATTTCATAAGAAGATGAATAAgttatattatttaatggatATATTTGTTTTGGATTTTTCAAGTAGATTCATATTAACATAAAAATGATTATGAGAAGatgaataaatatttaatgatATATTTGTTTTGGATTTTTCAAGTAGATTCATATTAACATAAAATTTCTACGTTTGTTTTTCCTTGTACAAAATCGCTTTTGTTGGAGAAGAAAAGGGCCTTCGTTTTCTtcaacaatggaagaaggtaatttaATTTGTTCCTTTATTGATTATTAAACTGATTTGTTCACTTGAAAACTTATTTGTGGGAGTAATCGTTCATTGCATAAAGTGACTGTATCTTTTGTTTGGTTGTGTTATACAATTTCATGAGTAGTTTAAGATTGGCATTGTTTGATTGTTTGGGGCACGTATCAttcattccccaagggtttagcaatccttggggctaagGTGTAGTATGGAGTAAGCAACACGACCGTCGCCAAAGttcacgagtttcagtcattcctctagggtttagatatcagctcggctagggagtagttttaactgataaacataatgtacaaatatcaCTGTGTAATGGATGTTATTGACTCAGTAATGGACGATGTAAGAATTGTGATTTATACGTTTGCTGAGccatttttttgtgattttatacAGTGTTGGTTGTACTTGAATGTTCTCCAGAATTGAAGCATGTCGTCGGTCAGAAGTTCCAATCACTAGATTTTGCTTTCACGTTTTACGATGTTTATGCCCGCATTGTTGGTTTTGATACGTGCAAACAAGGATTAATGAAGACGAACGGTGTTACTATTTGGTATTATGTTGTATGCAATAAGGAAGGCAGCAAGAAGTCGAACGAGGATGACCAATTGAATGCACGTTCTGGTTTTCTATGAAACGCAGACGGTTATCCAAGCGTCGTTTTTCGGATTAGTCTTATTATTCAATACATTGTCTTAGTCTTATTAGTCTTACCACTGTCAACAGTTTATACATAATAATGTTACATTATTAATCCGTTAATGTACGTTGTTATTCATGAAGTTGTACATTACTGTTTACAAGCATTTAACTTACTGTACACAATTATTTGAGTACATGTCATTATTAGACACATTC from Salvia splendens isolate huo1 chromosome 15, SspV2, whole genome shotgun sequence encodes the following:
- the LOC121767774 gene encoding uncharacterized protein LOC121767774, which gives rise to MNREESTYAEIQPAPARKLKLPIGRREDSTSTHISRTWTREERDCYQFLLATPYMWTDHVIYSNDVVEVTKLKFSSLKPHEAVDAEVIDVWASHLNGMEVYKSTQKPNRLFVTTVATSDNVVERRASWEKSEAASTFCDEIDGQFNGTGTFDITQHDLTGVADVLDHVVLENGIPDRAKYERDLDLLRDYLGFCLMSKGFDELSYFIITERSTRLLDLPWKTTQATNDSGVFLMRHMETYMGRYCKAMLLASFNDCRERFSSYISHYINVTPNFRTHYARQVNGMLNMAPRNEQHNQPTRNKSKLN